In the genome of Fusarium fujikuroi IMI 58289 draft genome, chromosome FFUJ_chr02, one region contains:
- a CDS encoding probable phenylacetyl-CoA ligase, whose protein sequence is MVFTSPSWVPQLPIDPPDSIPIAEFMKNEAYGRQPIAKSRHPFTCGITGRSYSSPELFERSESFARALAKRLQWQPNEGMPWDKVLAIFSLNTIDFVTAIYGVHRLNGIATPANAAYSSDELTHQLKASGAKALLTCTPLLGVALEAAKNVGISDENIYLFDIPQAEPTTSFKYASIEDLINEGSKLAELEKLQWVQGQGARQTAFLCFSSGTSGLPKAVMISHRNVISNVLQHVTYDSVARRKKGVETQAVTGFLPFSHIYGLVIAAHTCTWRGDQIIVLPKFEFNDFLKSVQEFKIRQLLVVPPIIIQVLRFKDICAKYDLSSVQFVYCGAAPLGEETISDMKKLYPDWTIAQAYGMTETSTVVTSSSEDDVYTKGSGSLLPGAKAKIIDLQGNEVTEYDKPGELLVHAPSVVLGYLNNEKATSETFIHHEDGRYIRTGDEAIVTLAPSGHEHIVIVDRIKELIKVKGHQVAPAELEAHILTSPHVLDCAVIQVPDERSGEVPKAFVVKSALAESLDEGQVANDIMKHVADNKASYKQLRGGVEFLEVIPKSPSGKILRRLLRDKEREKRRAEGAKL, encoded by the exons ATGGTGTTTACTTCTCCAAGCTGGGTGCCTCAGCTCCCAATTG ATCCTCCGGATTCGATACCCATTGCTGAATTTATGAAGAATGAGGCGTATGGTCGCCAACCCATTGCCAAGAGCAGACATCCATTCACTTGCGGTATCACCGGTCGCTCATACTCGTCACCGGAACTGTTTGAGCGATCAGAGTCCTTTGCAAGAGCTCTGGCAAAGCGTCTTCAATGGCAGCCGAATGAAGGAATGCCATGGGATAAGGTTTTGGCTATCTTCTCTTTGAACACA ATTGACTTTGTAACTGCCATCTATGGCGTCCACCGACTCAACGGCATAGCAACGCCAGCCAATGCTGCTTACTCCTCTGATGAACTGACTCATCAACTCAAGGCATCAGGGGCCAAGGCTCTTCTTACTTGCACACCTTTACTCGGGGTAGCACttgaagcagccaagaacgTCGGCATATCAGATGAAAACATCTACCTGTTCGACATACCGCAGGCTGAACCTACCACAAGTTTCAAATATGCTTCTATCGAGGATCTTATCAATGAAGGCTCGAAACTTGCAGAACTGGAGAAGCTTCAGTGGGTTCAAGGTCAGGGTGCACGCCAGACGGCCTTTCTATGCTTCTCGAGTGGAACTTCAGGCTTACCG AAAGCTGTGATGATATCTCATAGGAACGTTATCTCGAATGTGTTACAGCACGTTACCTATGACTCTGTTGCTAGACGGAAGAAGGGTGTAGAAACACAAGCAGTGACAGgattcttgcccttctctcATATTTACGGCCTTGTTATTGCAGCTCATACTTGCACTTGGCGAGGTGACCAAATTATTGTTCTCCCGAAATTTGAGTTCAACGACTTCCTCAAGTCTGTCCAAGAGTTCAAGATCCGGCAGCTGCTGGTG GTCCCGCCGATTATCATCCAAGTCCTACGATTCAAGGATATCTGCGCCAAGTACGACCTAAGCAGTGTTCAGTTTGTCTACTGCGGTGCAGCGCCTCTAGGTGAAGAAACAATTTCGGATATGAAGAAGCTCTACCCGGATTGGACAATCGCCCAAGCATATG GTATGACGGAAACTTCTACTGTCGTCACTTCCTCaagcgaagatgatgtttaTACAAAAGGGTCTGGTTCCTTGTTGCCTGgtgccaaagccaagatcattgatcTTCAGGGCAACGAAGTTACTGAATATGACAAGCCAGGCGAGCTCCTCGTTCATGCCCCATCAGTTGTGCTGGGCTATTTGAATAACGAGAAAGCTACCTCTGAGACCTTTATACATCACGAAGATGGAAGGTACATCCGTACTGGGGACGAGGCTATCGTGACTCTAGCTCCCTCTGGTCATGAACATATTGTGATTGTTGACAGAATCAAGGAActgatcaaggtcaag GGCCATCAGGTTGCGCCTGCGGAGCTTGAGGCTCACATTCTGACGAGCCCTCATGTCCTTGACTGTGCTGTGATCCAAGTACCCGATGAGAGGTCAGGAGAGGTACCAAAAGCCTTTGTTGTCAAGAGTGCTTTGGCTGAGTCTTTGGACGAAGGCCAGGTGGCCAATGATATCATGAAGCATGTTGCAGATAACAAGGCTTCATATAAACAACTTAGAGGAGGTGTAGAGTTCCTGGAGGTTATACCCAAGAGTCCAAGCGGAAAGATCCTTCGTCGACTGCTCAGGGACAAGGAGCGAGAGAAGAGGCGGGCCGAGGGGGCGAAGTTATAG